From the Papaver somniferum cultivar HN1 chromosome 2, ASM357369v1, whole genome shotgun sequence genome, the window accaaggagattctttagtgccttccaaggttctgtgtagatagctagggtctggagtataaaggttttgtgggtatacctctggtaagccctccggagacaacactccgccactagagacacttaggggtttaaaggcttattgcatacgctaaatgcaatcgacgatgcctgcgacagtgagttaggattttatttctattttatttttgctcgaggactagcaaataataggtttgtgggtatttgatagacacatttttgtgtctgatataatcttaattgtatatattgttagtgctcgattttgtatttattttggctttttatgtctttgtaggtgtttttggaaaaataagattttgcagcgaaattggctcgaaaagtgttttttgcgttcatgggaggactttgctattcggaccctcactttagataaggggtgacctaattactaaggggcatccgatttccaagcagctgctaatcacacccctactctggatagggggcaaccatcttctacatttgaattataagttttggcgggaaatatcttggcagtgaagaacagattagggttcttgatttggaggagtctgaggtcgattaaacctctgattttcataggatatactccttatgggtctaggaatctgatatgggtgttgaaatcgattagactgggcttaatcgacggatttttatcacaacataaatatatggaaagtcacgtgtgtgacctgttttagggaattttagagagattaaagtgttataaaccttcccaaagatttgtatctatctaaggaagagtttagaataaaaaggaaagctcagaaacgcgtagaaattctaaaacaagaaattgccgcaactttgccgtaaagagaggggaagagatattggaagatttgggagagatttaatcggtatttttgatataaatagattgtttgggtcatatataaAGGGTGTCGatagtttggggacctgaggagagccaaagaagaagaaatcagagttttacaaaactctgtttctgctgttgctactgctgcacagctcaagaacgcgaagaacattgacgcacggaaaacagtcgcagaacagtgtcgttgttcaacagcagaagagcagtaacgtttatatacaacagttaaTCGTTATTCCTCTTTGTACCATAGATatgctgttgcaaatcagctgctttacacctttcactcttttaatcaacttttgagaaacaaacatgtatccgagcaagtgattaatatgaggagctaaacccaaacactgggatggcggagaaagccatatttcatgcgtgtggtaattatgtttaattctttttatgactttttgcattaatttaatcattttatgatttttattaattagttgtgaagtcgtatgatgatgtatgcttggtctaagtgcttttgatgcatcatgctagtgatttacagttaatttttttaaaatctaccctggcaaagaattagagtcaataaactagagctataattgtctaagaattgattgttgaaccacatgatatgaggtttggtggaatcctaagtcccagtttctccgatattgatatcatctttttgtatatatttattagggttaatatttaagtctagaatcgagtctacacaagtccgagttgaacaaacttctacttatcactttcaaaactacatcaggaAACTAAGTcatgtttttattttagttttcaattatcgATTTGATTGGATACTGGTAAAATTGAACCTTGATAGAAGATCGAAAATCTATCTAGTCATTTATCTTTTGAGAAATGTTTTGATAGTTTGTGAACTAAGATTAATTATTTCGGTAATATTTGTCCTAGTTgatatttgaacaactctctgaagTTTGAATTCGGGTTTTGAGAGTTTATTTTGAGAAGAACATAGTTATCTTGTAATCTCGAGTCTCTACTTCTCATATATTTTTTCGGGTCAAGCTCATCTTTATCCGACCCATCTGCGCCATTCCCACTTAATTTTTCAGGCCCATTTACTCCTTCGGGTTCAGTTGAGTTGTTAAGAATTTTCTCAACCATATGAGCATGCTTGGTATAGTATTCTTTAAATGCAAAGTTTGGCATACATATGAAAATATTGCATGCATGTTTTTCACACATCTCATCATCATGATCTATTGCAAAGCAATCAGGGAAGATTATCCTGGGTTGCTTTTCAAAGTGATATTTGATCCAAAACTTTTGTTTGGATGCAGTGAGCTACCGATTTCCTCTTTTTAGTGGTTACTAAGATCCACCTCAATTTTTGTAGAAACCATTATCCATCTTATGGCATACCCTTTGACTATTTTCCTTCCAATATCTTGACATAGTTTGTCAACGATACCATCATCCAGATGTTCTAGAGAGAGTCCTTTGAACATAACTGAGAACACTTGATGAGAAAACTCATAATCTTATAGCGGAATCGAGTTACCATAAGTCTTCAGTACCACCAGGTGCTCATGAGGTACCTTCTCCAAAATGATATTTACATCATCAGCCGATTCGAATTTGAAAACATATAAATTCCTACCCATAGTGTTGATTTCCACTCTCCTTTGCCTTCTCCAGATAATGTTTACATCTTTTTGAACCTTGTTAAAGTCGCTATCATCTTTTGAGATAATCTTTCCTATTAGACTGTTGGTCAATTTGTTTGCAGTTGCATCCATTTATTCTTCATAAATTAAGCACCATCTGTAACATTTAGATTGTTCCCTACCCAGATTTGATTCTTTTAGACGCTTTATAAGTGTTTCCATTTGAATTCTTGAGATTTGAGAATTTTTGGAATAAGGAAAACGCTGCCTTTTTTTTTGATGAGAAGTGCAAGCTTGATGAAGGTGTAATCTTAGTCTTTATACATGAGTCTACATAAAGGTTTCTACCATTAGGGTTTAGATGGAGGTTTCCTAATTTGTAGTGAAAATTCGGTGTCTTGGATTATTTGTTGGGATTTTCAAGTGATACGGTTTATGAGAATCCACAGAGATATAAGGCTTTAATTTAGGTaggtaaaattcaaaattttgaaattccAAGAATCGCGCCTTGGAGATAGTAGTTGTAGTTTTGCCGTAAATGCCCTTGATCTTATAGATTTTGAGCAAAAAAATATCTTGATTGTTGTTGGTGATGAGAGAGGTCGATTGATTATTACAATATCGCAAAACACGCCGATTAATGGATCGCACCTTAAGATATCAAGATTAAGGATACCATTGTAAGGAGTTAGATAAAGTCGTTAATGGATTTGAACATATCTACATcttagatatgggaaacactaTTGTTtctaatgaaaaaaagaaaatccaAAATGCACCACTGCCCCTTGAAAACCATAACTGATACACGCTACTAAATTCAACAAAAAAAACTGCAAATCACACGGAATAGTTTTCtgtgaaaacaagaaaaaaacaatgataagaaattaaaaataagatATTTTGAAACGATTATGAGATCTAAATCCTAAGAGCAATATAATAATTAAGTACAAATTATAATCATAAAATATTAATAATCAGATtgaaagaagatcaagaacacatATAAATCAAAGAGATATTAAAAGAAAAGATCAAGGAATTTTTTTCACCGATTTAACTAACTGATTCAACTCAGATTCACACGATTCTAAGAGCCTCCAACAACGCCAAATTGATAAATGTATGATACAAAAAAAACATTACGACACTTTACTCTTAAATGTAGAATACAAAAAAACATTACGACACTTTACTCTTAGATGTAGACTATAATACTTCCTCCTttcataaatagatgacctagtttaagttagcacaattcttaaggcaaggagGAGAAGGgagtattttttaagtattttttttacaattatacccatatggataataactagtaaaatttagaaacgatTTATCTTTTAAACTATACCACCAATATTCGTTAACTTTATAcggttgaaaaacattttaaaacacctatatagcgaatataaacatgactgtCAAATTATGTATATTTCCTATACtaacaataattaattaaaagagtaattttagaaatatcccctgGATTAGTGAGATATGTCATCTATTACTTAGACAAAATTTAGAAACAAATAAGTCATTTATTTAGGGATGGATGGAGTAATTGTTATCAAATACTAGTAATGTTCTAGCCGTAATAGTTACTTAAAATAATGGTAAAAAACTTACAACATGTTTGCTTTTTTTCTCTATCTAGAGACAAATCATTAACTACCTCTATCAGGTGGTGGACCCCATAAGTATTGATGTTTGTTTTTTACACTACCACTTTGAAAATGGAGGACATTATATATCAACTTAAATTTTTTattatgtgggactaataattttAACATACCCCTGCCTACAGCTTTGTTGAATATAATACACGGACATTAAATCGGATGATGGGGAGCAGAagtgcggtcaaatgactcgtcacaaattacatgttctgATACTATATTGAAATCAATGGGCCTACCTAATCTCGTATTCCGACTTGCAATATTAGGATAGCCCAACACATGtaaactgcaggatcttaaaGTTCCCATACAATACAATGTGAGACTAATCATTTTTACAGTCTTCCCCAGACGAataatttttccttaattttcaatttttataaTTTATTATCTACGATACAAAATAGAAAACCGTCCACTATCCttaactaagaaaaaaaaaaatccacaatCGAACTATAAAGAAAGGATTCTCAAATTCAACCGAAAAACATCAAAAATATGTATCCGGTTATATTTTTAAATTGAAATATAAAATCACTAGGTAAAAAATACATATCATTAAGATACACTACGTAGTAGTGGTGCCATGTAAAGTTTTATACCTAAATAGACgtaaaaacaaacatgatgtcAGCCAAGAACGCAATCTTTTTGTAAATTTGGAGAATCATTTGAGCCAAATAAAATCTAATGTAAACTTTCAAGACTCGTGGAACGGTGTTCACATAATTTGTTTAGTTTTCTCCAACATTTCAGATGTTTTTAGTTGAcaattttcttttactttttcacCAAAATATAATCCTTAAACATTATATTCACCGAATAATACACTCATATAATTTCTTTTCCCGAATATTATATATCTAGACATACAAATGGTTTAAATATGATCCTTCTAATATATGTAACTTTATAGACATTATAATTGTGTGTCAATTGAAGGTGTTCTCGTTCGATGACAAGCAATGCAGTTTCAATGAATAGATCATACAATTGATTTATGGTGTCCTTACACAATTTCTGTGAACATAAACATttcaagcaaaaaagaaaaagctCGAATTTTGATATAAAATTTCCATTATGTGATAGTTGGATCTCTTTTTTAGTCAGTTGAGATCAGTATTACATTAAAGATATCACAAAAAGAGTAACACATCTATCCACACTCTCCACTACATGGAGGCAAGATATTTGACAATAAGAACTTATCATGCTCGCAATATaaagaaagcttaatgattaTAAGAAGGTCACAAGAGTTACCACCTCTTTCGATGATAATCCATGCCTATCACGAAATCCACAATCTACTGCTTCATTCTTTGTGTTGATCATTGTTAATATAAACTAGATTGATTGTTTGAACatgttttcatcatcttcatgatgatcatcatcattatcatcaaatGCATCAAGAACACCATTATtaacatttcttcttctattcATTCATCAAGAGCTACTTCATCCTATATTCTACGAATTATATTGGAACACTTTCattcattttatttctttttatttcctaTATCCCTACATCAATATATTTATCTTATTGTTTCTACCttaaattccttttttttatgGCGAGGATTTATATTTCACAAGCTTTCTCACTCACTAGTTCTCTTACACTTATAAATGTTATATAATCTATTGTTACGAACAGTGTTGCAAAAGATGTTACAAATTGCGTCACAAAAACAAGCCCCCTGCAGTTCCGCTGATGAGCTCCTAAAGTTGGGTCGTCCCACACTGCCGAAGCAGCATCTAGTTTAAACCTTGGTTTGGGTCTAAAACAGTAGACATCCTCAACTCTTTGTTTCTCTCTTCTCTCCATCTTCTTCGTAACTTCGTTCCTTCTGTTTAAGTAGGGTTTAGGGGGTTTAAGGGCTGTTCCAATTATACAAAATTTCAGTGACCTAATAAATCCCCCGAGTTCGTTAGGGTTTAAAGTTCAGCAGTCATGGGGAAGGCGAAGAAATCACCTAAATTTGCAGTCATGAAGAGATTAATCAGCTCTAAAATGATCAAAAAGTAAGATTTATCAAAcatcatcttcttatttttattcttttcagtTTGATtatcacaaaaaaataaaaatctgatttttatttttgttttttaatttaggACAAAAGAGGatattctaaaccctagaaagaaAGATCTTGAGAAGGAAAAATTACCCAGAAACGTGTAagttcttcttgtttcttttattCAATTTAATTAGTTTTTTGGTTTTCTGTGATGGGTttaatttaaatttcttttaatttctTGCAGGCCTCAAGTATCATCAGCTTTGTTCTTTAAACATAATAGTGCATTGGGTCCTCCTTATAGGGTTTTGGTGGATACCAATTTTATCAACTTCTCTATTCAGAACAAGGTAATGTTGTTTTCGAAAATTCAGGGTTTTATTCATTGGAAACTTATATGCGTGTTTCCATCTATTGAGATAACCTCAACTGATGTTCTTTTTATATTACTTGCATTTTGTGTAGTTGGATTTGGAGAAAGCAATGATGGATTGCTTGTATGCAAAATGTGAGTCTTCTTCTTTTATTGCGTCTGATTGGTTTgatatgcttttttttttttttttttttttttttatttatatcgactcatttgtttttttttcttttttgtaacaAGGCAGGCACTCCTTGCATTACGGATTGCGTCATGGCAGAGCTTGAGAAATTGGGTCAGAAGTACCGAGTAGCTTTGAGGTTACATGTTTACTTGAGAAGTTTCATTGTTGTCAAATGAGCTAGTTTGAATTATTCTTAATTGGAGATTGTTCTTAAGTTAGCTGTGTGTGAAATgtcatttatttttttgataggaTTGCAAAGGATCCTCGGTTTGAGAGACTCCCATGTACTCACAAAGGAACATATGCTGATGATTGTCTCATTGATAGAGTTACCCAGGTAAGAACCCACACCAGGACCTGGTCGTTCATATTTCTTGCTGATTCATGGTGGCATCACATTTTTACTCCTGGGTCAATATGTATGATTC encodes:
- the LOC113353739 gene encoding rRNA-processing protein FCF1 homolog, encoding MGKAKKSPKFAVMKRLISSKMIKKTKEDILNPRKKDLEKEKLPRNVPQVSSALFFKHNSALGPPYRVLVDTNFINFSIQNKLDLEKAMMDCLYAKCTPCITDCVMAELEKLGQKYRVALRIAKDPRFERLPCTHKGTYADDCLIDRVTQHKCYIVATCDRDLKRRIRKVPGVPIMYITNHKYSIERLPEATLGGAPRY